In Brevibacillus brevis NBRC 100599, a single genomic region encodes these proteins:
- a CDS encoding restriction endonuclease: METVPKYSLSNTMEQLNGERCYIFDQVGSKLLAHATFAVSDVSYFTSQMHEARLPVRSDSPTYRLTLKQVTSSLHKGSYQVKVLAKLEGLHHVVLKIDDVSWDVFGGHLTAQVPKDTLSVVPITEEDFEALSRAVFDFDWSKLIVPAECSGTKQSDAFEDLVSELLQTMAIDNFTRIGTGVDRGRDGQFQINMASWIHSVNVSTNWVLQCKYSMNRSNLSIDEIYSEMIKVLMHKPDYYLLVTNRKLTSDFVDWFQSDLMQDTNYYIPFKKVLIQREELEGMLSLPQYLWLKKKYFG; this comes from the coding sequence ATGGAGACTGTCCCTAAATATTCACTATCTAATACCATGGAGCAGTTGAATGGAGAGCGGTGCTACATTTTTGATCAAGTCGGTTCTAAGTTGTTGGCCCATGCAACATTTGCCGTGTCAGACGTATCTTATTTTACCAGTCAAATGCACGAGGCTAGATTACCCGTAAGGAGCGACTCGCCAACTTACAGATTGACTTTGAAACAGGTCACCTCTTCACTGCATAAGGGAAGTTATCAAGTGAAGGTGCTTGCTAAATTAGAAGGATTACATCACGTTGTGCTAAAGATTGATGATGTAAGTTGGGATGTATTTGGTGGGCATTTAACTGCTCAAGTGCCAAAGGACACTCTTTCCGTGGTGCCAATCACTGAAGAGGATTTCGAAGCACTTTCCAGAGCCGTTTTTGATTTTGACTGGTCAAAGTTAATCGTACCGGCAGAATGCTCAGGAACAAAGCAGTCAGATGCTTTTGAGGATCTGGTCTCTGAGTTACTACAAACAATGGCAATTGATAACTTTACTCGTATCGGCACTGGTGTTGACCGTGGGCGTGACGGGCAATTTCAAATAAACATGGCATCATGGATACACAGTGTTAATGTATCGACGAACTGGGTATTACAGTGTAAATATTCTATGAACAGAAGCAACCTATCCATAGATGAAATATACTCAGAGATGATTAAAGTGCTTATGCACAAGCCAGATTATTATTTGCTTGTTACGAACCGGAAGTTAACTAGCGATTTTGTTGACTGGTTTCAAAGTGATTTGATGCAGGATACTAATTACTATATTCCATTCAAAAAAGTTTTGATTCAACGAGAGGAATTGGAAGGAATGCTTTCTTTGCCTCAGTATCTATGGTTGAAAAAAAAGTACTTTGGGTAG